Below is a window of Jonesiaceae bacterium BS-20 DNA.
GCATCCCCGTGGGATATGCTTTGGCTCCGTCCCTAAACTGGTGTTAGGCCTTGCGTTCGAACCGGATCTTGAAGATCTCAGGACCACGCTCAAGGTATTCCTTATCAAACGCGCCCGGCTCGCGCTGCTCAAGTTGAGCGAGCAACGGGATTGGGTCATGGTTTGCTGAGATAATTAGGCCGCGTCCTGGTTTGACACCGGCCAGCGCACCGAAGATCGTGGCGTGTCGAATTTCGTGCGGAATGAGTTGCACATCCAATTCAGGAAACTCAACCGTGTCGTGCCCGCCACAACCGCAAGAAGAGGCCTGTGGCTTCTGGCCAATTTCAATTCCTACCGCGTTTGAATCGCTCATGACAGATCCTTGTCTGGCCAAAAACACCGTTCCGGCCCCGAATTCTTGAAGGCGAGTGCCATACGTCACTAGCCTGTACCGCCAAAGGTCCCTAGCAGCACCGGTTTTATTTTATTACAGTTAAGTCCGTGGATAATTACTTTAGTCCTAGGTGATTTGCATTCACGCAGGTGAAAGGGTTG
It encodes the following:
- a CDS encoding DUF2249 domain-containing protein, whose protein sequence is MSDSNAVGIEIGQKPQASSCGCGGHDTVEFPELDVQLIPHEIRHATIFGALAGVKPGRGLIISANHDPIPLLAQLEQREPGAFDKEYLERGPEIFKIRFERKA